The Sus scrofa isolate TJ Tabasco breed Duroc chromosome 6, Sscrofa11.1, whole genome shotgun sequence region TGATCCACTAAGGTTCAACTTTCTTGTGGTTTAATGTCTCTCgttattttttttgcttgctcCTGTTTGATATCCCTGCAGAGTTTCTTTTGACTGGCACTTAGTTCAACTGCTCTGAGCCTTGGCGCCTCGGCTGTAAAACAGAACGACTAATAatggttaaatgagttaatgggCTGATGCATGGGAACCACTTAAACGAGTGTCTGGCAATTTGTtcgctgctattattattaatatactaTTAGTATTGTTGTTATTCCTTCTTGCCACATTCGTGGCCACACCCAGACCACATTCTGGTATGAAAAAGCCACCTGAggtctaggggaaaaaaaaaaaaaaaaccaaaacccaagaTACTAAGCTTGGCTACAGAAAagtgaaatggggagttcccatgggggcacagtggaattgaatctgactaatatccatgaggatgcaggcttgatccctgccggtactcagtgggttggggatccagcgttgctatgagctgtggtgtaggtcacagatgcagcttagatcctgctttcctgtggctgtagctatggccagcagctgtagccctgatttgacccctagcctgggaacgtccacatgccacgggagcggacctgaaaaaaaaaaaaaatcccccatcCACCCCTTTATCTAGAAGTATTTGCTCCCAAGTGTTAAGTGGGAACAAAGTACGATCTGGGGGAAGCTTCTCACAGCCATCAGAAGGGGACTGGAGGGCTGTCTGAGCCCCAGCCAACTAAACACCAGTTTTACTGAAACATATTCCTGCCAGCAGAGAGCGTGTTAATTTCAATCCCGCTCTGAGCCTTTGGGGGCCTGAATACAAAGAAGAGTCCTGAGCTGTAACAGTTTAGTTTCTTTTATCCTCAACAATACAGCTCCCATGACAACAcatcaagaaatatttgctgaactattggaccccatccatccctccaggCTCAACTCCTGTTCCCCAAACAGGCTGGCTCTTTTCTTTGAATCAGCCTAACAcctccctgcctcagggcctttgcatgtgcttttCCTGCCTTTAACCTTCCAAAGCCTGGCTCATGTGTGTCATTCAGGCTCTGCTCAGAGGCCACCTCTTCAAGGCCTCTCAACCATCCTTCCAAATATTGCCCCCATCACTGGCTatcataaaacttttattttctgcagAGCCTTTACCAATCTCTGATGAAATCACTCTGTTTATGCTGTATCTTCACCATAgggctttcttgctttttttctttttttaacttgtttgCTCCTCCAGCTGTACCAAAAACTTTGTAATcaatcctttctctctctctctctttttttttttttttttttttttgctttttagggccacacacttttttagggtggcatatggaggttcccaggctaggggtccaataggagctacagctgccgcctacaccacaaccatagcaaaaccagatctgagccaagtctgcaacctacaccacagctcacggcaatgccagatccttaacccactgagtgaggccagggatcaaacccgcaacctcatggttcctagttggatttgtttctgctatgccacgatgggagctcctccaTTCTCTCTATTAAATAcgttattttcctctttcttttgggtgtgcctgcagcatgcataagttcacaggccagggatagaacctgaccccagcagtgacccaagccacagcagtgacaatgccagattcttaactgctaggacaccagggaactcccaatattttcttttttttttaattaatttttttttctttttaaggctgcacctgtgctatatggaagtacccagggtAAGGGTGGAattgcacctgccagcctacgccacagccacagcaatgtgggatccaagccacatgtgggacctacaccgcagctcgaggcaacacagatccttaacccactgatcgatgccagggatcagacctgcattctcacagccactatgtcgggttcttaacctgctaagccacaatggaaattcccccccccccgatgttttctttttagaaataccTACGAtgggtttctgttttccttcctcaAAACACTTCACTAGCATTTGTGAGAAAAATTTCCTACTACAGATTTTGTGGGATGAAGATACTTGACTGTATCTGTCTAAAAtatgccaaggagttcccgtcgtggcgcagtggttaacgaatccgactaggaaccatgaggttgcgggttcggtccctgccttgctcagtgggttaacgatccggcgttgccgtgagctgtggtgtaggttgcagacgcggctcggatcctgcgttgctgtggctctggcgtaggccggtggctacagctccgattcaacccctagcctgggaacctccatatgccgcggaagcggcccaagaaatagcaacaacaaaaaaaaaaaaaaaaaaaaagacaaaaagacaaaaaaaaaaaaaaaaaaaagccaaaataggagttcccgtcatggctcagcaggtgacaaatatgactagtatccatgaggatgcaggttcgatccctggcctcgctcagtgggttaaggatctggtgttgccgtgagctgtggtgtaggttgcagacgcagctcagatcccgagttgctgtggctctggctacagcttcgattcgaccgctagtctgggaatctccatatgccacgggagcagtcctagaaaaggcaaaagacaaaaacaaaaaacaaaaaccagtcttGATCTCTCTCTTGAGATCTGTGCTGTCTGATATAGTGGCCATGAGGCCCCCTTGGGCTCTCTCTTGAGCCCCTGACACATGGCTAGCCCAAACCAAGGTATGCTGTCAGTGTAAAAATACACACTGGCTTTCAAAGACTTACTACGAGAATAAAAGGATGTCGAACATCTCATTTGTAATTGTCTCCTATTAATTATACCTTGAAATGATGGCACCTAGGATACATGGGACGAAGTAGGGTGTTctattaaaatagttaatttcaCCTGGTGGGGGGGGTTGTACTTTTCTCATAATAGGTACTGCAATATGTAAAATGACACTTATAAAGAGCCAAAAcgtggacacaacctaaatgcccattgaaaggtgaatggataaaggagacgtggtctatatacacaatggaatattactcggccctgaaaaaaagagggaaatgatgtcatttgcagccCCATGGATGGGCCCAGAGcgtctcataccaagtgaagtaagtcagagagaaagacaaataacatatgatatcacttatatgtggaatattaaaagtACTACGAATGAacttattacaaaacagaaatagactcaggcTTAGAAAGCAAAGGGGGGGGGAAGGGTCAATGAGGCGTTTGGGACTCACAGACGCACGTTATTATATGCAAAAGATAtaaacaaggacctcctgtacagcacatggaactatattcaatatcttgtaataagctatcatggaaaaaatccgaaaatgaatatatatatatgtgtgtctatacatagacacatatatgCTGTATTTAAACCATACATTAAATTGCACATCCAGCTGATAGTATACTTTTGCTGGCCTGCACTGCTCCAGCATATGAGCTCTGTGAAAACAGAGGGCCCAACGGATCCGATCACTGCAGAGTGGGTCCCCAGCCCCTCCTATAGCAAGGTGCCGGCTCACAGAGTTGGTTTCAGGGTGTATCTGCTCGATGGACGGAGAAGCCGCGGGCCTTACCTGGCAGGAGTCTCTGCCCACCTGGTCCCCAGCACAGAACATAGTGGCATCTATCTGATTAGGATAGGCCTTCTTGCACCTGTCCTCACTGAGCACAGTGATGTTCAAGCACTGGAGGACGTCGGGGTACTTCACTGTCAAACGGAGAAATGCAGAGCAGGGCCACGGTgaaggtcagggtcagggtcagggcgTGGGAGAAGGCAGACTTGGGTGGGTGTTAGAAGGGACCTGGACACTCACCCTGGGGACTGCTGGTTGTGCCCCAGCCAGACACCAAGCATCTGGTCCCAGCAGTTGGACAATGAGAGGAGATGTTGATAGGCCTGACGGCCTGAGTCTTATGGATTTTTCTGTTCAGTTTGATGAGCATGAGGTCATTGGAGTGGCTGGGGTGGGAATAGCCGGGGTGGGGGATGGACTTGATGCCCTGGAACAGCTGCTGCCCGGCTTCGTAGGTGGGTGACAGGGAATAGTGGCCAAGACGGATTCTGAAAAATCTGATCACGACCAACCCAGATCACCAACCCGCAATGCCAAACCTGGTCCCTCCCTCAATTCCACCCCCAATCTTTATCTCCTCCTcatgcctccctccacccctaaCCCCAActccacccagcccagcccaagaCCAATCCTAATCCTTTCCCCACGCGAAAGCACCACCATCTGCATTCTCAGCAGCAAATCTAAGCATCCTCAACCCCAAGTCTAACCATGCCCAACCTCATCTCCAACCACCTCCAACCCCGCCCACAACTCCAAGCCCAAGCCCGTCTTCAatccttcctctgctcccagTCCCATTCCAGGTCCATGTGGGAACCCTATTCCAGCTCCATTTTGATCTCCATTCCATCCTAGGCTCCACCCACCTCTAATACTGGGGCCAAACCTGGTTCCATCTCCATCCCAAACCATCAGCCTGTGCCTGCCCGAACCAAACTCCAACCCATTCTCAACCCtgaacccaaccctaaccctggCCCGAATCCTTTACAACATATGCATTCCCAACTTCCAACGCTGCCGTCTCATTCCCATTCCTGTATCTCCAACACGATCCTATCTTCAGCTCCACAGCCATTTCCAGTCCCAGCCCCCTCTTCTTCCCATCCCGCCTCCAGTTCTAAAGCCAAACCAAATCACATCTCCATCCCTAACCCTCCAACATGTGTATTCCTagcccccaatccatcccaacTCCCATCCCTGACCACACCCACTTCCCAAtatcaccccatccccaccccactctcCTCCCCAACTCcattctaggggttgaatcagagctacagcgcggccctacaccacagatccttaaccccctgagcaaggccagggatcgaacccacaacctcatggttcctagtcggattcattttcgctcCGCCACGACTGGAACACCCCCAACTCCATTCTAAATCCCATGCCCAAACCCATCCCCACCCAGATCCCCACTCCACGCCCTATGCCCCGCCCCCATTTCTCGCCTCCACTTGTGTCCAGCCCGCCCCTTGAGGCCCCCACTCACTCCTTCCGGCAGTGGGCGGCCGTGAGCAGCCACTGCGGGTTCACCAACACGGCCCCACAGTAGAGCTGGTTGGGTTTCATTAACAGCGCACCCTGCCAGGGCTGGCTGTTCATTCCGCAGTCGGTCCCATTCACGATGCGggtgctgctgccgccgccgtcATCCACCCGGATGTCCTCCCCGGACCTAGGTCCGAGGTCCCTGGTGCCCCCAGAGGGCTCGGGGCAGAGGGGTTGTCGCAGGAAGCCACGTAGTTTGCAAAGACAGGctctgggggcaggaagggggcgGGGCTTGTCTTAAGAGGCGGGACCAGCCAGAGGCCGTCCAACCTCCGAGGGGCGCTCAGGTTGAGGGGGCGGGGTCGAGGTTTTAGGGCTGGGACCTGGTTTCAAGAAGGGGGGGGCGAGGGGGCGTGTCAAGCCTTGGTGAATGGGGGCTGGGCTAGAGGCTGCAGAGCCTAAGACGTGGGAGGAACTTGGGATACAGGAGAGCCTGGGTAGAGTCAAGGCCAGGGTCCCAAGGAGGTGTGGATGCTCTAAAGAGCCCCGACTTGGGGAGAAGAGGCAAGGGCTGGGTTCTAAGAGCTGTGGCCAGGATAGGAGGTGGTGCCTGGCCAAAAAGGGGGAGAGCCAAAGAGGCTGGGTTTTTTCTCTGGCTGGGGCGGGGGTCGGGGGCTCATGGGTCCCTGGCTGGAGATAAAGCCTGGACTTGGGGTACGGTGGAGGAAAAGGAGCTTGTGAGCTGAGCCAGAATTGGAGGAGCGGCAAAGTGGTCAGcattgggggcgggggtgtgctCCTGTGGGGTGGGCGGTGGAGAGCAGAGCTGTTTTGTGCATTCTCACACCCAAAGGTGCCTCCCGCGAATGCCCTTGGTCCTCACACAAACCCGCAGACAGGGACACGCGCCCGGCTCCATCACCGGCTCCCATTGTCCATTCACTGATTCACAGGCTTGCTGAGAACCCGGGTGAGGGAAACCCTCGTGCCACCTTCAGTTAGGCATGCAGTCCAAGAAACACACATGCACGTACGATGGCTGTCACAGACGTGCACACGCAGGTACACAGAGAGACTTGCTTTGTCTCCGTGAGAACAGCTACACACAAAACTCTGACTTGTGGTCCATTCACTTGCCAGGTACACACAGTCGGGGGCAGCCTCATAGGCTCTCCCTCACCCGGGGCCTGGAGTCTCAGTGACCTGTGTCTATGTGCCCGCTATGGAGACACATAGAGACTGTTACTCACGTCTGCACCCAGCACAGTGGTCTGGTGACAAGATGAAATTCAGTGGACCAAGCATGGCACAGGGCCAGTCACCTAGCATCATCCACCTTCACAGAGCCACAGTCTTTGACACGCTCCATCTGTCACAGCCGGGACCAAAATTACATGCCCATGGGCCCCTACAAACCCACCGTCACCTATGATCATTCATTCGTAGAGCCTCAAACAGTCACAAATAGAGCCATGTAGGATCTGGCACCCGGCCCCAACCACACAACCACAAATGGCTACCTGAAGGTAACTAGTCACACATTTTTATAGCGACAAGCATTTGGGTCACATGCTGGCCCGTAACACAGAGACAGGAaccccagatacacacacacaaaaccaagcagccacacacaaccacacacagcATTCACAgctcacacacccacacagtcactctgacacacacacacacacacagcatcacACAATTCACGTGTCACATGTATCGCCTCACATGTATGTCATCGACAGTCATAGTTACTTGATATGGGAaaaggcaacacacacacacacacacacggtgggTGGCAGGCACAGCCACACACAATCGCACAATCACAAATACAGACACACGTTTGCCCCATCTTGGAGCCCTGCCTTGTCACATGCGGTCCCCCAGTGCCCCAGAGAGAGGCAGCGACAGCCACATGCACGGTTAGCCTGCACGCATGCACGaatgcacgcatgcacacactcACTTCTGGTTACCTGTCACTCCCAGAATCAGGGCTGTGATCAGGGCACCGACCATCCATGTCCAGGGGGGTCCTGCTGTAGCCATGGTCATTGCacctgagggaggggaggggaaggggggaggccCAGGTGATTCTGGGaaccctttcccctcccctgtcCGGGGTCCCAGAGCAGAGAGGGACCACGAGGccatgccccaccccacccccagcgccGAGGTGCGATTTCAGACGTAAGAGGAATCAGCACCATCTTCCagcggggagggaggatggagagagagatggggtgcATCCCAGACCAAAGCCCACGGGAAGAcattccccgccccccccaccccccgcttcccCAGACCTCACCTGCCGCGTTCCCAAGTCGGGGGTGGGGAATCAGCTCCCAGCTCAGTTGCAGACTCTCtggccccccgccgccgccgccgccgccgctgtcCTGCTGCCGCCGCCTCCTCGCTCCAGCTCGGGGCGCCCGGGCTGGGTTATAACCACCCACTGCTCCCTGGGGCACATTCCCGGGTAGTGAGGTGCCCTGCCGGGCCGTAGCAACCACTCCTGCAGCCTCCCCCTACCTCCGCCCCCAGAGCACCCCCCACCCAGTCCCGAAAGCCACGCCCTACCTCCCTGGCCCCGGAATAGGGAGGGGTCTCCCAAAGGTCTGGCCCATTGACCTCCCCAGGCCGGAGTCCCAGCTCAACAGCTCTGGGGCGCTCTCTGTGCCCCCTGGTACTGCCGCATCTTAACATCTTTTCTtcaccccttccttctctttgagTTCTGCTGCCCTCtgaatcttttgtattttttagcttttttagggccgcacccaggtggtgtatggaggttcccaggctagggatggaatcagagctgcagctgccagccgacaccacagccacagcaaggcgagatccaagccacacctgcgacctacatctcagctcaaggcaacatgagatccttaacccgcagggCCAGTTGCCAGATAGGcaccagctgtggcaatgccagatccttaactcactgtgccaggctagggatgaaacctacatcccagcgctccagagacacggCCAATCctgatgtgccacagcaggaactcctttctcagACGTTTAAGTTTAGCTTACAAACCGATTTATCCCAAATATGTCTTTTGATTCCGGGAAAGTCTTTAGAATAACATTTGGTCTCATTTACAAACTAAGTGAATGGAATGtccttttcaaacatttaaaactgCTTTTCTAAAACCAACACATTCCATCTCTTCTGGAAGTCCTTCAGTTTTTCAGCAAACCTTCCAGGGGATTTAAGTAAGTTTGAACATCTATGCATAGTGCACATATAAATATTACCAGCATTGCATTCTTTCCAGTATGCCCACACTAGAGAGAAACGTGATTTGACTCTAACTTAAAAAATCACAGAGCTGGAGTTCTCTTTGGGGCTTAGCGGTTAACAgtctcgactaggatccatgaggattcgggttcattccctggcttcactctgtgggCTGGGggtgcagcgttgctgtgagctgtggtgtaagtcaaagacgtggctcagatcctgtgtggctgtggctgtggctgtggtgtaagccggcagctgcagctctgattagacccctagcctgggaacctccacatgctgtgggtgtggcccttaaaagaaaaagaaaaaaagaaacacatatcaGCATTGGAAGAagagatttcccattgtggctcagtgctaacaaatccaactagtatccttgaggatgcaggttcgatccctggcctcattcagtgggttaaggatctggcattgtcttgagctgctggtgtaggtcagaggcttgtaggcttgaatcccatgttgctgtggctgtggtgtaggccggcagctgcagctctgattcgacccctagcctgggaacttccatataccatgggtgcagccctaaaaagcaaaaaaaaaaaaaggaaagaaaagtaaaattccaGCTCCCACGCTGgaccttctctttcccttctctggggAGCTGCTACTGACTTAGACGGTGCTTTGTCTTCCTTGGAGATGGCGGTGTGGTGTCTCTGAGAACAGGGACAGACCTGGGGCTTGGGGTGGGGCTGTGTGCATCCAGTGAGGTCATGCCTGGTGCACGTGGGTGGGAGAAGCTCAGGAAGCACGTAGAAGCCTGGGGCCTCACCCAGTTCTGCCTGTCCGCTCCCCTCATTTGTGGGGAGGGTCTctagcctctccctcctccctgcccttccctctccGCCTCAGTAGACCGCAGCGAGGTCTCTCTCACACCCACATCTGAGCCCGTCCTTCCTTTCCTCAAGGCCCTCAGGGCCAGGGCCCCAGggacagggccagggccagggccagggccaaggCCAAGTTCTTCTGCCTGGCACTCCAGGAAGCACCAGGGCCCCATCTTCTGTGGACCTACATTCCCAGCGATGTCACCCACTTCTCCAGCCTCAACTCCCCAGCTGCCACCATCCTGGGTGATTTGCCATCTCCTGGATACCCCAGATGATCTCACACCCCCCGGACTTTTCAGCTGATTCTAGCTGACAATGCCACCCACTCAAACTTCTCCACTTGGTACACGCATAGTCAGCTTCCCTTCTCCAGCCCCATCTTCTCGGTCTGCACCGCCACCTCCACCTGTTCCCTGGTCTCCAGTCTCTCCCTTCTGGTCCATCCTGCCGATTGCTCCCACTCACATCCCCTCCATGGCGCCCCATTACTATCAGGAGAAACCCCTGCCTTTTAATCTAGAATCCTGGAGGACTGGGTCCCCTCTTTTATCTTAGCtctcatcactctttttttttagggccgcccctgcagcttgtggaggttcccaggctcaggggccGATGGGACCTGAAGCcccaagcctgtgccacagccacagcaacgtcaagatccgagccgcctctgcagcctataccacagctcacggcaacgccagatctttaacccactgagcaagggcagggaccgaacctgcaacctagtcggattggttaaccactgggccatgacgggaactccttagctctCATCACTCTTATCCACACACAGTGGCTCCAAGCCTGCTCATGTCCCTGCTTCTGCTGCTACAAGGGGAGTTTTGGGGAGAAAGCCACCCCCCAGGACACCTGCAAGGGGGCGGAGCCACGAGGAGGAGAAAAGTCCAACTGGACTGTATAAGGGAACTAAGGCTATTTGGGCTTCAGAGAGGCAGAGGCGggacaaaagcagaaaaagcacCAATCATAAAACTCACTCTTTATTGTTCGCCCCGGGGTGCCAGGCACTCTTGGATGTGTCACATGTTCACAACCTTGAATCTCCCCAAAGCCATCTTCTTATGAGGAATCAACGATATTATGCTTGTTCGACAGATGAGAAAATCTGTACCGTGAAGGGAggcaagaggcagagctgggaccccCCAACTGGGATTTGGCCCGACTTGGGACCACTCCTCCGCAGAAAGAAATCAAGCCCGTGGAAAAATCAAGGAGGGAGAGAGGCTTGGAGGGCATTATCCTGTCTTCTCTTAGGGGCGGGGGTGGGATCTCAGCCCACATCCCTGCTCACCCTGCTGTGATGCAAGGATGGGGCTGGGGTAAAATCAGGGAGTTTCTGTGCTGTGGTGTCACTGCCTTTATTAAGCATTAAGGGTT contains the following coding sequences:
- the KLK5 gene encoding LOW QUALITY PROTEIN: kallikrein-5 (The sequence of the model RefSeq protein was modified relative to this genomic sequence to represent the inferred CDS: inserted 1 base in 1 codon); the protein is MLRCGSTRGHRERPRAVELGLRPGEVNGPDLWETPPYSGAREGAVGGYNPARAPRAGARRRRQQDSGGGGGGGGPESLQLSWELIPHPRLGNAAGAMTMATAGPPWTWMVGALITALILGVTEPVFANYVASCDNPSXPEPSGGTRDLGPRSGEDIRVDDGGGSSTRIVNGTDCGMNSQPWQGALLMKPNQLYCGAVLVNPQWLLTAAHCRKEFFRIRLGHYSLSPTYEAGQQLFQGIKSIPHPGYSHPSHSNDLMLIKLNRKIHKTQAVRPINISSHCPTAGTRCLVSGWGTTSSPQVKYPDVLQCLNITVLSEDRCKKAYPNQIDATMFCAGDQVGRDSCQGDSGGPVVCHGTLQGLVSWGDSPCAKPNRPGVYTNLCQFTKWIQDTIQSNS